The segment ACTCACAGGCTGCACTGTCAAACAGCTGACAGGCTGATTGATGTGCCAGCTATCCGGCTGTActgagaagaaaggagaagaagatgAAGTGTCTCTCTTCGCTCCTAACCTAATCTAACAGCCCTCTGCACAAGAACACTCTCAATCAATATGATACGAATGAGAataatgtaacacacacacacatacactcacatgcccacacacacctgaaagcCCCCCTCGTTCAGGGCCCTGGCTCCGTAAGCGATCCTGGTTGCCCCCTCCAGCGTGGCTGCCACATAGGGATGGTGCTTCCAGCGCTGGAACTCCCTGAAGGGGCTGAGGTACGGGTTAGAGTAGTCCAGACCCACCTGGGGGAGCAGTGGATGAGCGTTTAGCACCAGGTAACATACAGCTTAGAAGTGCATACCCATCTCATTCAGACCGATTTATTTcctactccctctctgtctcatatatatatatatatatatatatacccctcctccaccccccttataccccactcacccctcctccaccccccttataccccactcacccctcctccaccccccttataccccactcacccctcctccaccccccttataccccactcacccctcctccccctccccaataCCCCACTCACCACGAAGCCCAAGGCCACTAAGGGCTCCCCCTCGTTCAGGTGATAGAGGAAGGACCCCCCATATGTGGATCTGTTCAGAGGCCAGCCTACTGAATGCTCAACCCTGCCCGGACGCCATTTCTTCTCATCTATTGTCCAAATCTGGGAAACCAGACAAAAACATCAGTTATTCATTCATATTAAATTTATCCATTTATTTATCCATTTCGACAGTgcattaatacacacacagatgacatttTAAACGACAACCTAATCATTAAAAATAATTCCAGTataaaaaaacaatgttagATTAATAACATAACGAAAAAAGACCACACAAAAGGTATGTTTGTGGTTATGTTCCATAAATACCTTACGGAAAATACCAAACAAAACATTGCACCTATCCTAATGTGAAGACACTTTATCCAATAGGATGCGGGAGGTTGGGCGGGGCTTACCTCTTTTAGACCAATGGCGTACGTCTGTGGCTCACAGTTCTCCCTGAGGTTGAACTGTCTGTACAGCTGCTTGGCCAAGTGGCCGTGACAACCCTCTCCAAACAGGGTGACTTTGGCGTGCAGCTCCATGCCCCTCTCAAACACGTCCTGGGGAGTGGAGAACACGTCTATTCAGACCGCTGCATCCAGATGGCCACTTAATCAAATCAAGCATCGCCTCAACAcaaacaggtaacacacacaaggGTCTCTTATTCCCGCTGAGCCACTTAACTGAAGGGGTTTGCTTCACTGTAAATTAGCACGTGTATATCTGTACATATGGGATACTTCAAGATGAGTGATTTTAGATGCTGTGTTTGTTGTGCTTCAGTGCGATGGCCCCCCCGACACGGCCGTGCGACGGCCCCCCTGACACGGCCGTGCGACGGCCCCCCCGACACGGCCGTGCGACGGCCCTCGACACGGCCGGGCCTGGCGTTACCTTGGGTGAGCCGTCCTTGGCGATGCCGACGTCGTTGGTGGCAATTCCTTTAACACTGCCATCCTCGTGAAACAACACCTTTaggacaaaaacaaaacaaataaggTCAGATTAATTCCAGTGAGAGTCGCTGGAGCTGTGGTGTCCTCCAGTATGACTGAGGCCCTCAGGGTTCAGGACGTCCCacgaggagagtgagaggcagGGGCGGAGGTTTCCGGACACATGGGTGGGACATGAAAACGACCCCCTCCCTTTTTATTAAGAAAACCATAATTAACAGCGGCATCCTCAGTTTATAACAATACCTGAGAACAAACCTACGTCCCTGCACCAGTGTCAGGTCAAACTCCTAGGAGTCGCAGTAGGATAAGATAGATGCTTTGTTGATCCCGAGGGAAATTCCCAGAGGGACAGTAGTGGTCCACCACCCCTTGTGGAAAGTGACAGCAGgatttcccgcagcacttttcagttaaggcagcCGCCTATGCACCACACGCCTGCCACCTTAACTACGTCGGcaatttttaaaaacatttttccaaTTTTTAATAGCGATATCCGCCAATGTCCTGTTTTATTCCTTCCATTCCCAACCTTGACCAacaccagtctcccttctctgcaggggCTAGTTTGTGTATCGCAaaaaccacccccccacccccccgccccccgggcggacggcaaaccccaccataccaccttaactaactaattttctgcgggaaaccctggacAGTGTACCTCGGCTGCAGCGTATCCCGGGTATATCTCCACCCCCAGTTCCTCCGCCTGCTCCCCCAGCCAGCGCACAAAGTTCCCCAGCCTCACGATGTAGTTCCCATGGTTGTTCATGGGCAGACCTACAGATGACAGCAAAACGGAACAGAACAGCTTTGGTTTTGTGTGACCACGTCATGGAGTTCAATAAATAAGAAATGATTTGGCCAAGGCTACGGGGAAATAAAAGGGTTACGCAAATTGTGAGAACATTCCGTGTACTTAGACGCATTCTCGACGAAACATAATAACGTTGTCTTTACCTGGCAACATTGGCACAGGaattctgtgtttctctgtcaaaATCCCAAACACGTCTTCAGTCACCGGGGTGTTCAAAGGCGCCTAAGCAAAGGCAACACAAAGAACGCTGCAGTCAAaaacaacacagacaccaggGTTTGAAAGCCAGCAACACCTCAGACAGCCAAGTCAAAACACTCTGAGATCCTGACCCCTGctgctcacccctctctccttccagtcAGGGAAGAGTTCGTTGAGAGCGCTGGGCTCCAGACAGGCACCTGACAGGGTGTGAGCCCCGATCTGGGATGCCTTCTCCACCAGGCAGACGCGgagctccttctcctgctcgtTGGCCAGCTGCTTCAGACGGATGGCGGCTGACAGGCCGGCCGGACCCCCGCCCACGATCACCACGTCAGCCTCGTCTGCAaacctctccatctccacacCTGTAGGacaggggtcacacacacagcaacacacatacacagcgacacacacacacacagcgagacacacacaaagacacgcgtgtgcacacacaccacagacagagaaagagtgaggcaTACAGGCATTAGTGTAACTGCTCAATGATGTTGTGCACGTCTGTTAGTCTGCAGTTACCATTTTTATAGCAACGCTATGGGTCTTAACCTAAGCCTCTATATGTTCCCTATAATAAATTGTGAGAGTGACAGGGTGGATTAGCCTACCTTCCCATCGCGAGTCTTTCTCTCGTGGGTGGATCGTGTAGTGTGTTGTTATGCGAGGCGTCGACGATGACGAACATCTCAATCTGGAAACGTACAGCTGGTGTTGCCCGTGTTCTCCTTGGACGTGTTTCAAAGCTCGTATACACCGCCTAGCTACAGGAAACCAGGAAAGCCCAGTTAGGACTGACTGAAACCAGCCTGGAAGCTGATAAAGTTAGCAAGCAAGGTTAGGAaagttaaaaacaaacaaattagCTTTCATGGTCATGTCGCTGACACTAATGCTATGACTCCCGCTtctacagggctctcaagtctcacgcattcgctGTGAagctcacgcatttcaaccattttacacgctctcacacaacactttgtatttctcacgctgagaagtaagggataacttgtctcGCTATATACAATAAATGGACCAGGCGCAGGCATACGGAGGAAAGTTTCTGCCGAGTTGAGAGCTGTCTCGAGTCATACAGCGTTAAATGCCACCAGCCATCAGAAACTCCAGCAGTGTGATTCAACTTTTATTATGAGATGCTGACGTTGCACGTATTGACAATCCCTGTCTATGCATCAACATTAGCTAATTGAGTCATAACTTCACAATATTTATTGACAGCTGGATAGCTAAGCACTGGATGAAACACCCACGTGGCTCCCTCTTACTGGTAGCCTACTAGAATACTGATTCCGCTAGTGTACAGTAATAGCAGTCACAACAATTCTCTAAACAGCCAATCTTATTTGAGTTAAAGCCGACTAATTTaaggtaagctacaacaacaaTGTTATcaattttaaaaatatatagctATTTCGTTGACTAACTGGATAAATATAAAGTTAACTGGCTAATTATCCCGAACAGATACAAGGACACTATGTGACCTATATCTGGTTTCACCTTTACCCTAGATTTTAATAGCTAGCGGCTACTGTAGCataggctagctagcaccaTTGCAATGTACTATCAAGCTAGCTGACTGGCACTGTATGCGTCCATTCAAGAGATTTGATCAGCTGTATGACTACTGTACTTGAATACAAACATTGCAATACATTAAACAAAAAAACGTCGGAAACGTATACATAGTATCCATGTTGATCAACCTACAGAATTCACGCCCGTGCGTGTGGCTAGCAGAGTGCAAAGATTTGCAAAGCTGTCAGTGTAGCTGAACAGCTAGCTAACTTACCTTGAATTGAGTATCTGCTAGCTGGAaacattgtattcatttgtcAGCTAGCGCTAGTTTACCAGCTAACAAGATCCTTTCAATGTTAGTTTGATTCAACGAAGTGACCTCCAAGCCTCCTTACGACAGTGATTCTGTAATCTTGTTCGGAAAATGTTTACACTGGTTCGGCTATTACCAAATGAGTTTCATAACAAAATCTTCGTGAGTGTGAAACTGCGCACCCCTCACACGCAGGCATGCTCAGTGGTGTCAAACGTTTGCAGTAACTGCGCAAAAGGAGAATTtcttaatgattttttttttactaaatgtCATTCCAGTTATGTTTCAGCACAGTAAAAATGTAAACTCTGACTCGTGTCCagaaatggcaaaagtacacacatccttcactcaagtagaagtacagatagcCTACTCATGTTTAAAGGTAAAAGTAGTACACAATCAAAGCCTCTTGTTTCCAGGTCCAGATCTTGACCAGATTGGGGATTGTCTTTTTTTAATGCATGGCAAGGACAAATAAGTCACCTGAGATGGTTTGGTTGGTGTGTCAGACATGTTCAGCCATGTAACAGGGAGGTCACATATTCTGACGACAGCTATATGTGACCTCCTGTTTCCTCATCAAGTATtgatcaatgatgcaaacttttatTTGTAAACTTTTCTTTTAGATtcttcttgttgccttctgccttgctccatggtagctttgtAGACTAGCTTACTTTTGCTGTGCGCGATAGCCAGGAAATGAGAAAAGGCACacaatgacaataaataatattgatcatgccaccaaatagctacagattaaaactaaaataATGAGCCTGCCTTGAAAATTAAtttaagaagtagaaagtacagatatttgtgtaataaatgaggaatgaaagaaaaaagttgtcagaaaaagaAGTAGCCTAaagtagtcaggtggctgagcggttagggaatcgggctagtcatCAGAAGGCTGCTGGttagattcctggccgtgccaaatgacgttgtgtccttgggcaacttcaccctacttgccttggggagaatgtccctgtacttactgtaagtcggtctggataagagcatctgctaaatgactaaatgtaaatgtctaaatgtaaagtACCGACACCAAATACCTACTTGGGTAAAGTATTTGTAGGCCTACTTCGTTACTTCCCGTTTCTGCTTGTATCTGACATGATAAAACCAATATGTCAATTGACAGCATGTTTTCTTTATTATGGCAGTTGAACATATCTACAAGACTGAGAATTGATATCTGAACGAGGTGAATGATGGGCAATATCTAAACAGCCTGACAGTCCGAAGTCAAAACTCACAGGAATATAATAGTCACACCAAATGAAACTTCACGTAAAGCACAAGACGCACGTTGTTACAGTTGTAGGATTGTGATTGGGAACATGTTTTTTACGTGTCATCATGTTATAAAATAAATGTCCACAGTATTGAGGGGTCTAACAACAAGTCTCTGGCTTGGTAGTCTGTGTTATAAATGTATCTTCACAGGCAATAGACGTTCGCCATTATTGAGACTTTTGAACATCAAGATCTGAAAAAGCAGCCGTCTGAATTTAAAGAAGACGACTAGAAAACAAGATGAAACTTGAAGACGACTGTCTTGAAATGCCAACCTTGCATAAAATATTAAAACAGCATCGCCCAGTACTAATGAAACACAAATTAAACAATAAGTTAATGTGAAATAATGACATGGGACAATGAAAACCACACTATGGTAACCAAACCTCTTCAGTCCATAACATCAAATGACgacatttaatttattttatacaaTTGTGTTCTGTACATCTGGAGCATGATAAAAATAAGTACTTTATCACGGTCATGAAAACCACAGAAGATGATGAGAGTCTTTCAGTCACAAACTGAGcggatgaatgaatgaaacatCTCTTCGCTGGAACCTCAATGGAACGTTGCAATAATCACACCAGTTCCATTAACAGCTTGGGCGATGTCTGTCCATTTCGAGCATCGATCCTATAAACATCCCTGACTTCACAAAATGTCTCCAATGACACGAATCAATGTCCCCATGTTGGAGTTGCATTGGCGGTTGGGCATCAATACTATCAGCGCATCTCCAGGGCTGATGTACTAAACGCCATTTGTACTTTCCACTGTGATGAGCTGTGATTTTCCTGTCGTGCAGGAGACTTCTGACGGGTTTGGCAGGTACTCTGGAGAGGTGAGGGTCTGGCTGTTTTCGGGTAGCGGCCACATCTCCTgccaggtgagagaggggtggtgggcGGGGTGGCTGCTTAG is part of the Osmerus eperlanus chromosome 13, fOsmEpe2.1, whole genome shotgun sequence genome and harbors:
- the etfdh gene encoding electron transfer flavoprotein-ubiquinone oxidoreductase, mitochondrial — protein: MNTMFPASRYSIQARRCIRALKHVQGEHGQHQLYVSRLRCSSSSTPRITTHYTIHPREKDSRWEGVEMERFADEADVVIVGGGPAGLSAAIRLKQLANEQEKELRVCLVEKASQIGAHTLSGACLEPSALNELFPDWKERGAPLNTPVTEDVFGILTEKHRIPVPMLPGLPMNNHGNYIVRLGNFVRWLGEQAEELGVEIYPGYAAAEVLFHEDGSVKGIATNDVGIAKDGSPKDVFERGMELHAKVTLFGEGCHGHLAKQLYRQFNLRENCEPQTYAIGLKEIWTIDEKKWRPGRVEHSVGWPLNRSTYGGSFLYHLNEGEPLVALGFVVGLDYSNPYLSPFREFQRWKHHPYVAATLEGATRIAYGARALNEGGFQCLPKVTFPGGLLIGCSPGFMNVPKIKGTHTAMKSGMLAAEAIFPKVIEESPESETAGLHISEYEENLKKSWIWKELYAVRNIRPSFHNYFGLYGGMVYTGIFYWILRGKEPWTLKHAGLDSAQLKPAKDCQPIEYPKPDGKLSFDLLSSVALSGTNHEGDQPAHLTLKDDSIPVDRNLAIFDGPEQRFCPAGVYEYVPLESGDGMRLQINAQNCVHCKTCDIKDPSQNINWVVPEGSGGPAYNGM